CACTGGCGTTTCAGCTGCGTCATGTCGTTCCCCTGGAGGCCTATTCTGTCCGGTAAGTGCGTGCCATTTAACATGTCCTTCCTTGCTTTCTTGCTCTGTAGGTATACGTTTCAGTTTTTCACTCTCTTTTTTCACTGTTTCATTTCAGCGACCGGGTACACTGAATATTACTTCGACGCTGGATCAGGAAAGGTGTGCAGGTACGTACGTACTGAGACGATGAAATCCAGTGATTTTTaggagcagagagagagagagagagagagagagagagagagagagagagagagagagaacacaCAGATGTTGCGTCGTTGTGCCTGACGAACTGACGGATTTTACTGTCGTCCAGGCATGTCGAGCACTGGAACGTCCCCAAGATGGCACTCCTGCGGCAGATTTTCAGGCCGAGTCGATGGGTATGGGAGAAACGCACCGACGAATGAAGCATCGGTGTTCATCGTGAACTAGGATTATGCATGATTATACTCAATGGTACCTGGTTAGGGGcattagtagtactagtaccttGCATGGACCGCATGGTAGCCTATCAGGTTAAGGCTGCTCGCTCCTGTTGTACAGACTACAGACTACAAGCAGTAATAGATCGAACCATAATCATTTTAGTTCTGGGAGATTAAACCGTATTGGGACATCCTTCAATTATCTGTTCTAATCTAAACAACGCCAACAGAAGGATAATTAGCGATGGGATATCTGGAATCGTTTCTCGGATGagagtctgaactctgaataaTCTCTGTAGTTTCTCTTGTGCAATGCAACTGCAGCATCCCCGCCAGGTTTCCCAAACCGTCAGGGCCGGGATTACCACGTCCctgcggtaagcacggttaccgcgtggtaaccgtgaaaaaccgtacgaaaccatacaaaatttatcaaatatttaaattattctttaaatttatttgaatttaaagagGTTACCGTGGGTTTTTTATTACTGTACCCCGTGGTAAGACTGGTAACCGACGTAATGTAAACTCTGATCCTCGCAATCCAGGAATCGGAATCCTCGAAATCAATTGAAAACTCTGATCCCCGCAATCCAGGAATCGGAATCCTCGAAATCAAATGGACTGTAATGTGTAACGTGCCAGGATTACACATAGACCCCCTTCGACTGTGTGGTTCCAGAACCTTCCTAGCCTCGACGGGAACGTACTGTGTCGCGCCTTAAACAGGCCCGGCCCATATAAGCAGTTGGGCCTTCTAGGGTTTCTTATGTCGCACGACTTTATAAGTAGGTGTGGTGCCTGCTAGGACGGCCGCAATCTTTCTTCCACGGCAGCCGCCTCTTCTGGTGATCTTTTTCTCGCTTCTCCTGACTCCCTGCGTTCTCAATTCTTTCGATTTGCTGCCCTTGCTTTGATGTTCTTGTTCGCATAGCCTTCTCTCTCGTGGTATTTCTGAAGTTCTTCGGATGAATCCGCGGTTAGTTAGTTTGTTTGTGTTTTCTGAAGCAACAGTTTTGCTGGTCAAATGATGAGAGATATAACTGCAACAATATGATCCATGATGTGATTCTTAGTATTTAAGTCTCTGATGACCACTTCGCTGTTTCTAATGGCTGTACtagtctactttttttttcaaaaaaaactttttgTTAAACCGGTCCTTTGTAGGAAGTGATGAAGAAAAGGTTGGTCCGTGTTTCTGATTTGTCAGTGACTGATAACCATCTCTCTTTGCTTCTGATCCTACGGACAAATGACATTCTTTTGTTATTATTCCTTAAAATCTTTAAATCCCCTTATGCATTTGTTCTCTTGCACTTTGCCTATGTTGTTGCGAGGATGAATTATGAACAAACTTCGCATGTCAGACTTCGGAGATGCTTCAAAGCATCCATGAGAAGACATGTCATACGACTGAGCAATGCTGGCACCATCTGTTAATCTCTAGCTAGATAAGTTTTCAGACTATGACAACTCACTGTTAGCGGCCGGAGAACGGAGTCCTTAGACCTTAATCtgaataaaattaaatatttttcagtactatgaatatggacagtaatattttgggatggagatagtATTAGCTTTCAATATGCACTTTTTTCAAAcagaaaaaaagttgaaagaaaaagaaaaggtaaggTAATCGTCGCTCTACCgttgtaatcggatcgtaaTGTGCTGAGTAGGACAGAGCAAGTGCAGCATCGCCATCACCAGCCTAATGAAGTAATGGTAATAGGAGTGAGCAACAAAAAATCAGAACGGGCGATCGTAAGAAGATTCCTCGCAAGCTGATATCCCGCAACAAAAGCACTGATTAATCAGAACGGCGATTGAGACGTGCAATGCTACTGTGATACACTGGTACTGGACGTTGACGCTTCTGCGTGTGTAGGATGAAAAATAATGAGATATTCCCACGCTTAAAATGGCAAACAATTTTTTTGAAGGAAGGGAACAAAACAATTTTGGGCTTGAACAATCACAGCCATTCGCTCTATTAAACTGTTCAAGACTTCAAGCACAGTTAAGTTCCGTCTGGGGCGCCATATCACTGTGCAGCATGACCCACTTACCAACTGAGAAAAACTGCAGGATGTCACTGTCAACTGTCTGTGAACTGTGACAAATGGGTTTCTTCTTGTGTATCGAGTGTTTAACAGCGGATTGTGCGTTGCTTTTCCGAACGTAGGATCAGCGTTGGAGGGACGTGATTGGGGAGTTGGCAAACTGTCGTGCTCTTGCATCCCAAAAGGAGATAACGTCCAGCTCATGCTTTTCACAGCTTCTTAATCATTATATCGTGTGATTAGTTGATTTGTGCGCTATCAATAAGCTGTCCGAAGATGCACCACGCTCGCATCAAGCTCCATATAAATAGCTGACACCAGTACATCAAGTCATTGCTACAGATCACACTCGCTCAGATCAACAAACGCAGATAGAGAGCgccgagaggaagaagatgagtaGAGCCTGTAGAGGAGAGAGCagtggcggtggccggagctCTCTGGGCTACCTCTtcgagccggagccggaggatATCATTCCGGATCACTCGACTAAATCCGTTCAAGGAACCAACAAGGCCCCAAAAGGCAATATTGTTCTTGGGGACAAGATGGCCAGCGACGAAGCAGATCAAGAACACCAGGCTGCTGCTCCTCTGAAGAAAGAAGACTCCAACCCAATAGTATCTAGCCGATCTGCTTCAAACATCTACCATACTAACCAAGTAGGCAATAACTCTGGCCTTCTTATCACGGTGAGTATATATCAGAgagtatatatacctcttgCTTGTAGACTCTAGAAATGGATTATGGTATGC
This window of the Oryza sativa Japonica Group chromosome 4, ASM3414082v1 genome carries:
- the LOC136356138 gene encoding protein SPIRAL1-like 4, with the translated sequence MSRACRGESSGGGRSSLGYLFEPEPEDIIPDHSTKSVQGTNKAPKGNIVLGDKMASDEADQEHQAAAPLKKEDSNPIVSSRSASNIYHTNQVGNNSGLLITDRPSTRVRCAPGGPSSLGFLFGDEDA